Proteins from one Cryptomeria japonica chromosome 4, Sugi_1.0, whole genome shotgun sequence genomic window:
- the LOC131028515 gene encoding uncharacterized protein LOC131028515 yields the protein MQTVKNTAAAAKEKLSNMASYPNQEKDSTKASDQDKNKEQGEHNKDERREEGRENIRKEEEKRESESDDPVLGVISDEDEDKKVEKIITMAGATGPEVVPPGGFV from the exons ATGCAGACTGTGAAGAATACAGCTGCTGCAGCTAAGGAAAAGTTGAGTAACATGGCCTCTTATCCTAACCAGGAAAAGGACAGTACCAAGGCATCTGATCAGGACAAG AATAAGGAGCAAGGTGAACACAATAAAGATGAAAGGAGGGAGGAAGGTAGAGAGAACATAAGGAAGGAGGAAGAAAAGCGCGAGAGTGAGAGTGATGATCCAGTTTTGGGTGTTATAagtgatgaagatgaggataagAAAGTTGAGAAAATCATAACCATGGCAGGGGCCACTGGGCCAGAGGTTGTACCTCCTGGTGGCTTCGTTTGA